The following proteins come from a genomic window of Miscanthus floridulus cultivar M001 chromosome 2, ASM1932011v1, whole genome shotgun sequence:
- the LOC136539005 gene encoding CASP-like protein 1U3 — protein sequence MYDEEKKESKWATAVSIAGRIAGMGLAVAAAVLMATASQCTVYAAYGARPRTVTYSDFPPFVYLVVAASIAAFLEAIAIFLVVWKKGKDKTAKVLMPLLGVAVPALLYSGTGAAFAAVSDMSYCSANGRRVSVCAGGIGGSNFCSQVHISVYLSLAAAVVVSVAEVVRGVGGSASGGDSDSDSSSSSESGGCDHGCHHKH from the coding sequence ATGTACGACGAGGAGAAGAAGGAATCCAAGTGGGCGACGGCGGTGAGCATCGCCGGCCGCATCGCGGGCATGGgcctggcggtggcggcggcagtgcTGATGGCCACGGCGAGCCAGTGCACCGTGTACGCGGCTTATGGCGCGCGGCCGCGGACTGTCACCTACAGCGACTTCCCGCCCTTCGTCTACCTGGTGGTCGCCGCCTCCATTGCGGCGTTCCTAGAGGCCATCGCCATCTTCCTCGTCGTGTGGAAGAAGGGCAAGGACAAGACGGCCAAGGTGCTCATGCCGTTGCTGGGCGTCGCCGTGCCCGCGCTGCTCTACTCGGGGACCGGGGCCGCGTTCGCGGCGGTGTCCGACATGTCCTACTGCTCCGCCAACGGCAGGCGCGTCAGCGTCTGCGCCGGCGGTATCGGCGGCAGCAACTTCTGCAGCCAGGTGCATATCTCCGTCTACCTCTCGCTGGCCGCGGCCGTCGTCGTGTCCGTCGCCGAGGTGGTCAGGGGCGTCGGAGGCTCGGCGTCCGGTGGAGATTCGGACTCGGACTCCAGCTCCAGCTCTGAGTCCGGCGGTTGTGACCATGGGTGCCATCACAAGCATTAG
- the LOC136536650 gene encoding CASP-like protein 1U1, protein MVSASQCSCTGCSPATASQVSYSDYSSLSCFTHSFRENFSTTASIWILDLVCALVWSTHCLLFSTMADEVYKALSLLFRIASLGLSVAAIVVMGTASQLVIVDGNPESSSYSVSYSQYNALRYFVAAGAIAAVCSAAALYLFTVSDDAAVVSVPLVPFLDAATQGFLFSATGAACATRDVVGGTGTAAGSWGSSAGGGGSVCDAAGAFCGRVTVAAAVCAFAAVSAAVAALARDAGDGSSGRRRSDW, encoded by the exons ATGGTGTCCGCCTCCCAGTGCTCTTGCACCGGCTGCTCTCCGGCGACGGCAAGCCAGGTCTCCTACAGTGACTACAGTTCCCTTAG ttgcttCACGCATTCATTCAGAGAGAacttctccaccactgcaagcaTCTGGATTCTGGATCTGGTTTGTGCATTGGTCTGGTCCACTCATTGCCTTCTCTTCTCAACGATGGCAGACGAGGTGTACAAGGCCCTGAGCCTCCTCTTCCGCATCGCCTCGCTCGGTCTGTCGGTGGCGGCCATCGTTGTGATGGGCACCGCGAGCCAGCTGGTCATCGTCGACGGCAACCCCGAATCCTCGAGCTACTCCGTCTCCTACAGCCAGTACAACGCTCTAAG GTACTTCGTGGCGGCCGGCGCGATCGCAGCCGtctgctcggcggcggcgctgtACCTGTTCACCGTGAGTGACGACGCCGCGGTCGTCTCGGTGCCGCTGGTGCCCTTCCTCGACGCCGCCACGCAGGGCTTCCTATTCTCGGCGACCGGCGCGGCCTGCGCGACCCGTGACGTTGTTGGCGGCACCGGCACGGCGGCTGGTTCGTGGGGAAGCAGCGCCGGAGGAGGAGGCAGCGTGTGCGACGCCGCCGGCGCGTTCTGCGGCAGGGTGACCGTCGCGGCGGCGGTCTGCGCGTTCGCGGCCGTCTCCGCCGCTGTCGCGGCACTGGCCAGGGACGCGGGCGACGGCAGCTCGGGAAGGCGGCGTTCTGACTGGTGA
- the LOC136536651 gene encoding protein VACUOLELESS GAMETOPHYTES-like, protein MAMPVAHFSHPQHELKLRTKYHLPRFCDLCWEKLTGSGHSCHHRRYDFDLHEECAKYPETLSSFFAHPWHDLTLARTDDDGRRVCDLCHEEVPAGVFLYHCAPCRFGVHPRCSRLPQTASSMLHPDHSLTALPDLGTYAACRELCFVWV, encoded by the coding sequence ATGGCCATGCCGGTAGCCCACTTCTCCCATCCCCAACACGAGCTCAAGCTGAGGACGAAGTACCACCTGCCGCGCTTCTGTGACCTGTGCTGGGAGAAGCTCACCGGCAGCGGCCacagctgccaccaccgccgctacGATTTTGACCTGCACGAGGAGTGCGCCAAGTACCCGGAGACCCTGAGCTCCTTCTTCGCGCACCCGTGGCACGACCTCACCCTCGCCCGCACCGACGACGACGGCCGGCGCGTCTGCGACCTGTGCCATGAGGAAGTCCCCGCCGGCGTCTTCCTATACCACTGCGCGCCGTGCAGGTTCGGCGTGCACCCGCGATGCTCGCGCCTGCCGCAGACCGCGAGCAGCATGCTGCACCCGGATCATAGCCTGACCGCCTTGCCCGACTTGGGAACATACGCGGCGTGTCGCGAGCTCTGTTTCGTTTGGGTCTAA